The DNA window GAATCCTCATGGTTTCCACTTCCATGTCCCGCTGGAACAAGGGGCATTGCTGGGAGCCAGCCCGGAATTGCTGCTACGCAAATCCGGCGCGCAGTTCTACTCCAATCCGCTGGCCGGTTCTGCCCGTCGTGATGCCGATCCGCAGCGGGATCTGGAAGTCAGCCAGCAGCTGTTGGTGTCCGAAAAAGATCGCTATGAGCACCAGTTTGTCACCGAAGGCATGCGGCAGGTACTGGCCGACCGCTGCCGCTATCTGAATATTCCCACCGTGCCTGAATTATTGAGCACCACCACGCTGTGGCACCTGTCCACGCCTATCGACGGTGAAGCCGCCAGCCGCGCTGAAAATGCGCTGTCGCTGGCCTGCCTGCTGCACCCGACACCGGCGCTGTGCGGTACCCCGACCGCGTTGGCGCATCAGGTGATCAAGCAGTTGGAGCCGTTCGATCGCGGCCTGTTTGGCGGCATCGTCGGCTGGTGTGACGCCGAAGGCAACGGTGAGTGGGTAGTGACCATCCGCTGCGGCACGGTGCAGGGCAATCAGGTGCGACTGTTTGCCGGTGCCGGCATTGTGCAAGACTCTTCGCCGGAATCCGAATGGCATGAAACCGGCACCAAACTCAGTACCATTTCGCGGGCGTTTGGCCTGAACCAAGGATAGACATTCTGATGACCATTGCTTTTACCCCCTGGCCTGAGGCGTTAGCCCATCGCTATCGCGAACGCGGCTATTGGACCGACCGGCCCCTGACCGACATCATCACTCGCCAGGCCAAAAATGACGCTATCGCGCTGATCGACCCGGAGCGCAGCCTGAGTTACCGCCGGCTTAATCAGCTCTCCGATCGGTTGGCTGCCGCCCTGCAGCGCCGCGGCATTCAGAGCGGAGATACTGCTCTGGTGCAGTTGGGCAACGTGGTCGAGTTCTATGTAACCTTCTTCGCGTTGTTGAAAATTGGCGTGGTACCGGTGAACGCGCTGTTCAGCCATCAACGCAACGAGCTGAACGCCTACGCCGTACAGATCAAACCAGCATTGCTGATTGCCGACCGTCAGCATGGCCTGTTTGGCAACGACGAGTTTCTGACGGCGTTTCGCGCCGAGCATCCTTCATTGCGCGTGGTGGCATTGCGCAATCAGGACGGGGGCGAGCAGTCGCTGGCGGCCTGGCTGGAAGAGGACAGCAGTGGTTTTGTTGCGACGCCAAGCCCGGCCGACCAGGTGGCGTTTTTCCAGCTTTCCGGTGGCAGCACCGGAACGCCAAAGCTGATCCCGCGGACTCACAACGATTACTACTACAGCATTCGCCGCAGCGTGGAAATTTGCCATTTCGACGTCGATACCCGCTACCTGTGCGCGCTGCCGGTGGCCCATAACTATCCGATGAGTTCTCCGGGCGTCCTGGGCGTGTTTTATGGCGCCGGGCTGGTGGTGTTTGCCAGCGACCCGGATGCCGGACAATGTTTCCGTTTGATCGAGCAGCATCAGATTAACGTGACGGCGCTGGTGCCACCGGCGGTGACGCTGTGGCTGCAGGCGATTGAAGAGTGGGGCGGTTGCCAGCAACTGACCAGCCTTAAGCTGTTGCAGGTGGGCGGCGCCAAGCTGGGCGAAACCCTGGCGGCACGTATTCCGGCCGAGATCGGCTGCCAGTTGCAGCAGGTGTTCGGCATGGCGGAAGGCCTGGTGAACTACACCCGTCTGGACGATGACGATCAGCATATTCTGACCACTCAGGGCTGCCCGATGTCGCCGGATGACGAGCTGTGGGTGGCCGATGAGGACGGCAACCCGCTGCCGGTGGGGGAAACCGGGCGTCTGATGACCCGTGGCCCTTATACCTTCCGCGGTTATTACCAAAGTCCGGAGCACAACGCCGCCGCCTTTGATAAGGACGGTTTCTACTGTTCCGGCGATTTGATCAGCCTGACCGAAGATGGCTATGTGAAAGTTGAAGGGCGACAAAAAGATCAGATTAACCGCGGTGGGGAAAAGATCGCTGCGGAAGAAATCGAAAACCTGTTATTGCGCCATCCGGAAGTGATCAATG is part of the Serratia quinivorans genome and encodes:
- the entC gene encoding Isochorismate synthase entC; its protein translation is MSVTLNSTGQKKPQSKDSEQAAANVSPTSGFFFTSPFRSLSTQGCFAKITMPAHNGDQLNGEFQQAVQHAFAEAKLAGVKNPVLCGAIPFDTHQPSALFIPQQTQWFERDAFLAGVTSPQDALPEIIRQNEVPAQQPFMQMVADAVEATRGDQLDKVVLSRLLEIETREPVDRQALMARIIAQNPHGFHFHVPLEQGALLGASPELLLRKSGAQFYSNPLAGSARRDADPQRDLEVSQQLLVSEKDRYEHQFVTEGMRQVLADRCRYLNIPTVPELLSTTTLWHLSTPIDGEAASRAENALSLACLLHPTPALCGTPTALAHQVIKQLEPFDRGLFGGIVGWCDAEGNGEWVVTIRCGTVQGNQVRLFAGAGIVQDSSPESEWHETGTKLSTISRAFGLNQG
- the dhbE gene encoding 2,3-dihydroxybenzoate-AMP ligase; this encodes MTIAFTPWPEALAHRYRERGYWTDRPLTDIITRQAKNDAIALIDPERSLSYRRLNQLSDRLAAALQRRGIQSGDTALVQLGNVVEFYVTFFALLKIGVVPVNALFSHQRNELNAYAVQIKPALLIADRQHGLFGNDEFLTAFRAEHPSLRVVALRNQDGGEQSLAAWLEEDSSGFVATPSPADQVAFFQLSGGSTGTPKLIPRTHNDYYYSIRRSVEICHFDVDTRYLCALPVAHNYPMSSPGVLGVFYGAGLVVFASDPDAGQCFRLIEQHQINVTALVPPAVTLWLQAIEEWGGCQQLTSLKLLQVGGAKLGETLAARIPAEIGCQLQQVFGMAEGLVNYTRLDDDDQHILTTQGCPMSPDDELWVADEDGNPLPVGETGRLMTRGPYTFRGYYQSPEHNAAAFDKDGFYCSGDLISLTEDGYVKVEGRQKDQINRGGEKIAAEEIENLLLRHPEVINAALVSMPDELMGEKSCAYIIATSALKPVVLRRHLRGEGVAEFKLPDRFIQVDTLPLTPVGKVDKKLLRQRLEAQQLTLVQGE